The Clostridium sporogenes region TAAAAGCTATAATTTTTAGCCTAGGAATTCTTTCTTTTATTTCTTAAAATATAATTATGTTTATAAAGATATAATTTGGTTCAAGATAAAATAAATCTAATTTTAACACTGAAAATAAAAAGGAGCTGTGGCACTAAAAAAATTAGTGCCACAGCTTTTTGCCTAGTCAAAAAACCTTAATATCAAAGGCTTATTAAAATGCGCCATTTTTTAATTTTGATCTTATCTGGCATTAAAAGATCATTAATAGTTCTGTGAAACACGCGAAAAACACTGTCACGTTAACATATTTTTTCGCCATCCCCTTGTAGTCTTATCCAATCTCTCTTTTATTCTCATACATTCTATAATCTGCTATTTTTATTAGATCCTCAATGGTTTTATCCGTATTTTTATTATACTCTACTAGACCATAACTTAACCCCATTTTATATTCCAAATCTTCCCCTAATTCATCTATTTCATTTTGAATTCTAAACAATATTTTATTTGCATCATTCATATTAGATTTTAGGAATACAATTATAAATTCATCTCCTCCATATCTAAAAATAAACTCCCTTTTTCTTATATTGTTTTTTATTATACTACATAGAGTTTCCAATACATAGTCTCCCGTATCATGACCATAATTATCATTTATATATTTAAGATTATTTACATCCGCAAAGGTTATAATTAAATTTCCTTTATTAATTTTTGCTAGCTTAATTTCTCTATGAAGTTTTTCCAAACCTAATTTTCTATTATATACAGAGGTAACAGGATCTCTTCCAAAAATATATTTCATCCGCTTTATTATTTTATCTTTTTTATTTAATTCCTCTATCAATTCATTTTTAGACATATGATTATAATTCATAAAGAATCACCTCTACTAATTTCAAATATTATCTATATCTATTTTACAATATTATCCAGTCGGAATTTGTCCTTTCTAGAGATGATTTAAAAATATTTTTAAAGAATTATCCAATTATTTTTATTACTAATACTTACATCCCATTCTGTGTAAAATATTCTCACAAAATCAGCACTCTGTATAAACGATTCACTCCAAATATTTATAAAGTTCAGATGAAATAAATGAATTTTCTAAGAAAACTCCACCTGAACCTCAAAATCTTATATACTATATTACCTCTTTACAGGCTATAGAAAGCATTACATCATCTGCTTTATAAAATCCATCTTTACATAGCATCCCAAGATTGTTTATTGTATCTTCAACTGTATTTCCTATAATTCCCGTATTGTTAGGTACAATTATATCATTTAAAGCTAAATAAGCTGATATAACCGCTTCAGAGGCTGAAGTTGAAAGTTTAATAGCACAGCTTCCTTTAGCTCCATCACATACCATTCCTGTAAGGTTTGCTAACATATTTAATATAGCTCCTTCTATTTCCTTATCTTTTCCACCTAAAAGCCAAGCAATTCCCGCTGTTGCTCCTATACCTGCTGCTATGGCACAACCACAAATCGCAGATAATTTTCCTGTATATTTCTTTACAAAATTATTAACGGCGTGACCAAAGAATACTGCCCTTTGAAGTCTTTCCTTAGGAGCTTTTATATCCTCTGCTACTACGTTAATAGGTAAAATTACACATAATCCTTGATTACCACTTCCACCACTGGTCATTATAGGGCACATTCCTCCACCCATTCTAAGATCAGAGCCTGCAGCAGTTAGAATCCTCGCTATGGTTGCAGAATCCTTACCTATTTTTCCTTCCTCTTGTAATTTTAAAAGAGAAGATCCTAATGTTAAACCCTTTTGTCTTTTTAACCCTTCCATCGCAGCCTCTTTATTCATCTCTATTCCATCCATTATAAAGTCTAATTTTTCTATACTAATATCCTCTGTAATTTGTCTTATATCCTTTAAAGAAAGCTCCTTAATAAAATCACAATCTTTATTATCTTTTTTATTTTTATTATCTTTTTCAAAGGCTATTTTACCATTTACAATAACCTGCTCTATATTAGTATGTCCTCCTCTTAAAATGGCAACAACTTCATCCTTTTCTCCCTTTAAAGTAGCCTCTACAAAAACAGGATCTGTATCCTCAATTGGATTAAGAGTTACAACTTTATTTTTTATCATTTCTTTTGCTTTATCTAAATATTCATTGTTTACATTTCTAAAAACAAATAATCCTTCCTCTGAATCTCCACATATTTCTCCAAGAGCCCCTGCAATATCTAAACCACAAACCTCTGTATTTGGTATGGTAACGGATTTACCATTTTTTAATATATTTTTACTCACTTTTAAGTCTATTTTTAAAATCTTACCTTGCATATACTTTTTACCTGTTGCTACAGTAAAAGCTACTGCCACAGGTTCAGTGCATCCTATAGCTGGTTTAGTTTCATCTTTTATTAGCTCTAATAATCTTTCACTTATTTCCTCTTTTGATAATCTTGGCATCCTAACCCACTCCCTTTAAGTTCTACTACTTATAATACTTAGCAATAAGGATGCCAAAGAATTTAAATTTTATCTTCAATCTATTATAAAGCCTTATATTTCAATAGGTTTAAGTATTTAATTATTTTTTATTTACTTAACCTACAGATTATTTTAATTTATATTTTTGCATTTTTGCAAATAATCCTGTTATTAATTATAAAAATTACTGCATTACACATTCATACCAAAGAATTTTTGCATCTTTGCAAAAACATTCTCACTTTTGCAAATTATATTTATTTAATTTTCTGTAGAGTGTAGATAAATTAATCTCTAGTTCTTTTGAAATTCTCTCTTTCCCTTTTCCATCTTCACCATATTCCTCCATCATTGATATTAATAAATTTTTTTCATACTCATAAAGTCTATCCTGTAAACTTTTATTATTTTTTTCATCTTCTTTAGATATTTTAAAGGATTTTGGTAAATGTTCATTATATATTATATTTTCCTTTGTGGTATTTACTATATATTCTATTACATTTTCTAATTCTCTTATGTTTCCAGGCCAAAAATACTTTTTAAAACTATCCTTTACTTCCTTTGAAAGCTGTTTAATCTTTAGATTAGATCTTTCGCAAAATTTATCCATAAGATATTCACTAAGTAATATTATATCTTCCTCTCTATCTTTAAGACTAGGCAAATGTATAGGTATTACATTTAATCTATAATATAAATCCTGTCTAAATTGTCCATGTTTAACCATAATTTCAAGCTCTCTATTGGTAGCTGCTATTATTCTAACATCTACACATATTTCTTCTTTACCACCAATTTTAGTAAAACTTTGTTCTTGAAGTACTCTTAATATTTTAGGTTGAAGATGCAAAGGTAAATCCCCTATTTCATCTAAAAATATAGTTCCTCCATTGGCAAGTTCAAATTTCCCCATTTGACCTTCCCTTTTTGCCCCTGAAAAAGCCCCTCCTTCATATCCAAAAAATTCACTTTCTAATAAATTATCTGGAATAGAAGCACAATTAACAGCTATAAAGGGTGCATCACACCTTTGGCTTTCAAAATGTATAGCTCTTGCAAAAAGTTCCTTTCCTGTACCACTTTCTCCTCTTAATAACACAGTTGAATCAGTTTTAGCAATATTTTTAGCAATCAGTTTTACATTTTTTATATTATTACTACTCCCCATTATATCTTCAAATTTTATAATTTTACTACTAGCAAAAAGCTTGTAGGCAGCTTGAACTTCATCAATTTTTTTATTAAATTCTATAATATTACTTACCCTTTCACCTTTGAATATAATGGGACTACTTTTAATTAAAAAACTTTCATTTTTACCATGGATACTTATTCTTTTACCCTTATATTCTTTACTTAAAAGTTTAATATTAAAGTTTGATATTGTATCTTTAATATCAGTGTTTACTAATGACTTGTCTTTAATATCTAATAGTTTTTTTCCCTTATGATTAATATATTTTAAAATTCCATTGTTATCTACACACATTATACCGTGGCTTAAACTATCTATTATATGATTGGTTTCCTCAGTCTGAATTTGTAATTTTTTTATAGTATCATAATAAATAATATTTCCTACAAGTAATGTACTTAATCTATTTAAAAATGTTATCATAGAATCAAATTCTTCAGATATTATATTAAGTTGTTTTTCATTAAAAATATTTATGCCAATTACTCCTATTACTTCATCCTCCATAATTATAGGGTAACCTATGGTTGCATATTCTGTACATCTCTCCTTCGCCTCACAGCTTTCACATACAGATGGATTTATCTTCTTTTCATTATCTTTTAAATATCTTTTTATATGATTGGTTTTTTTCTCTTTTATAACTAATTCAAACAAACATTTTCCTGGTATTTTATTTCCTATAAATTTTTTATACTTACCGGTGGCGGCAATTCTATTAAAATTTTTATCAATTATAGTAACATCCACCTTAAGAACTGCAGCTATAGCTTCCGCCACCTCTTGAACAGAGCCCTTTATACTATTTAAAGACACTTTTATTCGTTACGTAAAACTTTTAAAATTATTTTCCACAGAAATATAATGCTTTTGTTTTAACGTAACTCCTCCTCTCTTTGTTTTCTATATCCTTTTTATACCTAATTTTATCACTTACCTTTATAATTTTTCAAATGAAAA contains the following coding sequences:
- a CDS encoding sigma-54 interaction domain-containing protein produces the protein MSLNSIKGSVQEVAEAIAAVLKVDVTIIDKNFNRIAATGKYKKFIGNKIPGKCLFELVIKEKKTNHIKRYLKDNEKKINPSVCESCEAKERCTEYATIGYPIIMEDEVIGVIGINIFNEKQLNIISEEFDSMITFLNRLSTLLVGNIIYYDTIKKLQIQTEETNHIIDSLSHGIMCVDNNGILKYINHKGKKLLDIKDKSLVNTDIKDTISNFNIKLLSKEYKGKRISIHGKNESFLIKSSPIIFKGERVSNIIEFNKKIDEVQAAYKLFASSKIIKFEDIMGSSNNIKNVKLIAKNIAKTDSTVLLRGESGTGKELFARAIHFESQRCDAPFIAVNCASIPDNLLESEFFGYEGGAFSGAKREGQMGKFELANGGTIFLDEIGDLPLHLQPKILRVLQEQSFTKIGGKEEICVDVRIIAATNRELEIMVKHGQFRQDLYYRLNVIPIHLPSLKDREEDIILLSEYLMDKFCERSNLKIKQLSKEVKDSFKKYFWPGNIRELENVIEYIVNTTKENIIYNEHLPKSFKISKEDEKNNKSLQDRLYEYEKNLLISMMEEYGEDGKGKERISKELEINLSTLYRKLNKYNLQK
- a CDS encoding serine dehydratase subunit alpha family protein, whose amino-acid sequence is MPRLSKEEISERLLELIKDETKPAIGCTEPVAVAFTVATGKKYMQGKILKIDLKVSKNILKNGKSVTIPNTEVCGLDIAGALGEICGDSEEGLFVFRNVNNEYLDKAKEMIKNKVVTLNPIEDTDPVFVEATLKGEKDEVVAILRGGHTNIEQVIVNGKIAFEKDNKNKKDNKDCDFIKELSLKDIRQITEDISIEKLDFIMDGIEMNKEAAMEGLKRQKGLTLGSSLLKLQEEGKIGKDSATIARILTAAGSDLRMGGGMCPIMTSGGSGNQGLCVILPINVVAEDIKAPKERLQRAVFFGHAVNNFVKKYTGKLSAICGCAIAAGIGATAGIAWLLGGKDKEIEGAILNMLANLTGMVCDGAKGSCAIKLSTSASEAVISAYLALNDIIVPNNTGIIGNTVEDTINNLGMLCKDGFYKADDVMLSIACKEVI
- a CDS encoding GGDEF domain-containing protein; this encodes MNYNHMSKNELIEELNKKDKIIKRMKYIFGRDPVTSVYNRKLGLEKLHREIKLAKINKGNLIITFADVNNLKYINDNYGHDTGDYVLETLCSIIKNNIRKREFIFRYGGDEFIIVFLKSNMNDANKILFRIQNEIDELGEDLEYKMGLSYGLVEYNKNTDKTIEDLIKIADYRMYENKREIG